A single region of the Amphiprion ocellaris isolate individual 3 ecotype Okinawa chromosome 4, ASM2253959v1, whole genome shotgun sequence genome encodes:
- the si:ch211-114l13.9 gene encoding uncharacterized protein si:ch211-114l13.9, whose translation MQVEELLLDTLEELIDEDLKTFQFFCTIKNLDSCKPFPKARLEKASRTVTVSKLTEAYSEELAVSLTVEILKKMYKNNLAEDLKNKYAAAPSTSSSAQSPPTAAAAAPGAPGASMMAQQGAVIFAPTLTSGTTGSWNVTIHQPKNN comes from the exons ATGCAGGTTGAAGAGCTGCTCCTTGACACCCTGGAAGAGCTGATCGACGAAGACTTAAAAAcgtttcagtttttctgcacGATCAAGAACTTGGACAGCTGTAAGCCATTTCCTAAGGCACGTCTGGAGAAAGCGTCCCGGACAGTAACTGTGTCCAAGCTGACCGAGGCCTACAGTGAAGAGTTGGCTGTCAGCCTCACTGTTGAGATCCTGAAGAAGATGTACAAGAACAATTTAGCAGAGGACTTAAAGAACAAGTATGCTG CTGcaccctccacctccagctctgctcAGAGTCCTCCCACTGCTGCCGCTGCAGCTCCTGGAGCTCCTGGAGCCTCAATGATGGCTCAACAAGGTGCTGTGATCTTCGCCCCGACGCTCACCAGCGGCACCACTGGATCATGGAATGTAACCATCCACCAACCAAAAAACAACtag
- the LOC111578003 gene encoding protein GPR108-like isoform X2: MAVAHRSCFWVGFLLLMLLCGGKARKHKLTLKNETRSIVDLNNFGFYANGTLDVNLHSLRLPSQRVNYSASPVGFSLSRSRVNGVLSYTAEETETCPLSVPKSANDEPLILFVFNFEGLSVSMKATGNQDNILTAKPKAEATTGQRKAREIPDADAQDKPKDNVNKKPDDIKPDEHSKADGKKQDPVGQNEGDKTEEKPNPVVETKKVEGNIFHLDKQTQLTLALDQVNGTYNFSFHLEIGPKAQGLYSLKFHYCQNKFPAVKQPYSFTVEVQEKNPGGYLSAAEIPLSRLYICMAGVFFTAALVWVYTLMKHRYSVFKIHWLMAALAFTKSASLVFHSINYHFINTEGHPIEGWAVMYYITHLLKGALLFITLALIGTGWAFVKYILSDKEKKIFMIVIPLQVLANVAYIIIESTEEGSSEYNLWKEILFLVDLICCGAILFPVVWSIRHLQEASSTDGKAAMNLEKLKLFRHYYVMIVCYIYFTRIIAILLKITMPFQWQWCYEFLVEVSTLIFFVLTGYKFRPASNNPYLQLPQDEEDVEMDEV, translated from the exons ATGGCTGTGGCACACAGAAGCTGTTTTTGGGTTGGATTTTTACTCCTAATGCTACTGTGTGGGGGCAAAGCAAGGAAACACAAGCTCACGTTGAAG aaTGAAACTCGGTCTATCGTCGACCTCAACAACTTTGGTTTCTACGCTAACGGGACTCTGGATGTCAACCTGCATTCCCTGCGACTTCCATCACAAAGGGTGAACTACTCCGCATCCCCG GTGGGTTTCAGTCTGTCCAGGTCCCGTGTTAATGGAGTTTTGTCCTACACA GCAGAGGAGACGGAGACATGCCCGCTCAGTGTTCCCAAGTCAGCCAATGATGAGCCTctcattctttttgttttcaatttcgAAGGCCTCAG tgTCAGTATGAAAGCTACGGGTAACCAAGACAACATCTTGACAGCAAAGCCAAAGGCTGAAGCTACTACAG GTCAGAGGAAAGCCAGGGAGATTCCTGATGCTGATGCCCAAGATAAACCAAAAGACAATGTGAACAAAAAGCCCGATGACATCAAGCCAGATGAGCACTCAAAAGCTGACGGCAAGAAACAGGATCCTGTGGGTCAGAACGAAGGAGAtaagacagaagaaaaaccaAACCCTGTAGTTGAAACTAAGAAAGTGGAGGGAAATATATTCCAT CTGGACAAGCAAACCCAGCTGACTTTAGCTTTGGACCAAGTTAACGGCACCTACAACTTTAGT TTCCACCTGGAGATTGGTCCGAAGGCTCAGGGTCTGTACAGCCTCAAGTTCCACTACTGTCAGAACAAGTTCCCTGCAGTCAAACAGCCCTACTCATTCACG GTGGAAGTGCAAGAGAAGAATCCAGGTGGCTACCTGTCTGCAGCTGAAATTCCTCTGTCTCGCCTTTACATTTGTATGGCTGGAGTCTTCTTCACTGCTGCCTTGGTTTGGGTGTACACTCTCATGAAGCACAG GTACAGCGTGTTTAAGATCCATTGGCTCATGGCAGCACTGGCGTTCACCAAGTCCGCTTCCCTGGTTTTCCACAGT atCAACTATCACTTCATCAACACTGAGGGGCATCCTATTGAAGGCTGGGCTGTCATGTATTATATAACACATCT GCTCAAAGGTGCCCTCCTGTTCATCACACTGGCTCTAATCGGCACTGGCTGGGCCTTCGTTAAATACATCTTGTCTGACAAGGAGAAGAAGATCTTCATGATTGTCATTCCTCTGCag gtccTCGCTAATGTCGCCTACATCATCATTGAGTCTACAGAGGAAGGCTCCAGTGAATACAATCTGTGGAAGGAGATCCTCTTTCTGGTCGACCTCATCTGCTGTGGAGCCATCCTTTTCCCTGTTGTCTG GTCAATCCGTCACCTACAGGAGGCATCTAGCACTGACGGCAAAG CCGCCATGAATTTGGAGAAGCTCAAACTCTTCCGGCATTATTATGTGATG attgTGTGTTATATCTACTTCACGAGGATCATAGCCATTCTGCTGAAGATCACTATGCCTTTCCAGTGGCAGTGGTGTTACGAG tttctggtGGAAGTGTCTACTCTGATCTTTTTTGTGCTGACGGGCTACAAGTTCCGACCGGCGTCCAATAACCCCTACCTCCAGCTTCCCCAGGATGAGGAGGACGTAGAGATGGATGAAGTGTAA
- the LOC111578003 gene encoding protein GPR108-like isoform X1, producing MAVAHRSCFWVGFLLLMLLCGGKARKHKLTLKNETRSIVDLNNFGFYANGTLDVNLHSLRLPSQRVNYSASPVGFSLSRSRVNGVLSYTAEETETCPLSVPKSANDEPLILFVFNFEGLSVSMKATGNQDNILTAKPKAEATTGQRKAREIPDADAQDKPKDNVNKKPDDIKPDEHSKADGKKQDPVGQNEGDKTEEKPNPVVETKKVEGNIFHLDKQTQLTLALDQVNGTYNFSFHLEIGPKAQGLYSLKFHYCQNKFPAVKQPYSFTVEVQEKNPGGYLSAAEIPLSRLYICMAGVFFTAALVWVYTLMKHRYSVFKIHWLMAALAFTKSASLVFHSINYHFINTEGHPIEGWAVMYYITHLLKGALLFITLALIGTGWAFVKYILSDKEKKIFMIVIPLQVLANVAYIIIESTEEGSSEYNLWKEILFLVDLICCGAILFPVVWSIRHLQEASSTDGKAAMNLEKLKLFRHYYVMIVCYIYFTRIIAILLKITMPFQWQWCYEFLVEVSTLIFFVLTGYKFRPASNNPYLQLPQDEEDVEMDEVVTESGALEGISKVKKTCNGRERQKESTL from the exons ATGGCTGTGGCACACAGAAGCTGTTTTTGGGTTGGATTTTTACTCCTAATGCTACTGTGTGGGGGCAAAGCAAGGAAACACAAGCTCACGTTGAAG aaTGAAACTCGGTCTATCGTCGACCTCAACAACTTTGGTTTCTACGCTAACGGGACTCTGGATGTCAACCTGCATTCCCTGCGACTTCCATCACAAAGGGTGAACTACTCCGCATCCCCG GTGGGTTTCAGTCTGTCCAGGTCCCGTGTTAATGGAGTTTTGTCCTACACA GCAGAGGAGACGGAGACATGCCCGCTCAGTGTTCCCAAGTCAGCCAATGATGAGCCTctcattctttttgttttcaatttcgAAGGCCTCAG tgTCAGTATGAAAGCTACGGGTAACCAAGACAACATCTTGACAGCAAAGCCAAAGGCTGAAGCTACTACAG GTCAGAGGAAAGCCAGGGAGATTCCTGATGCTGATGCCCAAGATAAACCAAAAGACAATGTGAACAAAAAGCCCGATGACATCAAGCCAGATGAGCACTCAAAAGCTGACGGCAAGAAACAGGATCCTGTGGGTCAGAACGAAGGAGAtaagacagaagaaaaaccaAACCCTGTAGTTGAAACTAAGAAAGTGGAGGGAAATATATTCCAT CTGGACAAGCAAACCCAGCTGACTTTAGCTTTGGACCAAGTTAACGGCACCTACAACTTTAGT TTCCACCTGGAGATTGGTCCGAAGGCTCAGGGTCTGTACAGCCTCAAGTTCCACTACTGTCAGAACAAGTTCCCTGCAGTCAAACAGCCCTACTCATTCACG GTGGAAGTGCAAGAGAAGAATCCAGGTGGCTACCTGTCTGCAGCTGAAATTCCTCTGTCTCGCCTTTACATTTGTATGGCTGGAGTCTTCTTCACTGCTGCCTTGGTTTGGGTGTACACTCTCATGAAGCACAG GTACAGCGTGTTTAAGATCCATTGGCTCATGGCAGCACTGGCGTTCACCAAGTCCGCTTCCCTGGTTTTCCACAGT atCAACTATCACTTCATCAACACTGAGGGGCATCCTATTGAAGGCTGGGCTGTCATGTATTATATAACACATCT GCTCAAAGGTGCCCTCCTGTTCATCACACTGGCTCTAATCGGCACTGGCTGGGCCTTCGTTAAATACATCTTGTCTGACAAGGAGAAGAAGATCTTCATGATTGTCATTCCTCTGCag gtccTCGCTAATGTCGCCTACATCATCATTGAGTCTACAGAGGAAGGCTCCAGTGAATACAATCTGTGGAAGGAGATCCTCTTTCTGGTCGACCTCATCTGCTGTGGAGCCATCCTTTTCCCTGTTGTCTG GTCAATCCGTCACCTACAGGAGGCATCTAGCACTGACGGCAAAG CCGCCATGAATTTGGAGAAGCTCAAACTCTTCCGGCATTATTATGTGATG attgTGTGTTATATCTACTTCACGAGGATCATAGCCATTCTGCTGAAGATCACTATGCCTTTCCAGTGGCAGTGGTGTTACGAG tttctggtGGAAGTGTCTACTCTGATCTTTTTTGTGCTGACGGGCTACAAGTTCCGACCGGCGTCCAATAACCCCTACCTCCAGCTTCCCCAGGATGAGGAGGACGTAGAGATGGATGAAGT AGTGACAGAGTCGGGAGCACTGGAGGGAATTTCCAAAGTCAAGAAGACGTGTAACGGACGCGAGCGCCAGAAAGAGTCCACCTTGTGA
- the soul5l gene encoding uncharacterized protein soul5l → MLLPAQPLPASLLLPLHPPSSSLFILPPPPPPWSSLQSAVKAAAAASEQRTASPAPLLPALPRQVENISHGTATMASITVLMFLALVVSVEGSVGPSSNTSFCTESKECLEYELVCKTDEYEVRHYSPTRWLSTDAEAYFMGVGAAMAFRRLFQYITGANEAGVQMEMTAPVLVKIPEETKMWEPAIYTLNFPLPAAYQDKPPAPTNDKLYFTEMPEMDVYVRSYGGWMLSVTSRLHAHLLTKELERVRASYNHSYHYGVGYDSPLKLLNRHNEVWYVAEGEPVCTDPQEPTPAHTPRPTPTDSPTDAPSDPLPHTLSDSPSLAPSNQSSNTTSNSSSQMLADSPALPPSNPPPSPSSDLPAEATFSHPPTSAQVPLGSTTNSSDPVSVSPSLEPQANAAQWNSTAQSSVDTVADGSPKVEPDGAH, encoded by the exons ATGCTGCTGCCTGCCCAgcccctccctgcctccctgctcctccctcttcatcctccctcctcctccctcttcatcctccctcctcctcctcctccctggtCCTCTCTGCAGTCCGCAGTGAAGGCAGCAGCGGCGGCATCAGAGCAGCGCACTGCGTCTCCAGCACCGCTCCTCCCTGCGCTCCCCCGGCAGGTGGAAAACATCTCACACGGGACCGCGACAAT GGCTTCCATCACTGTCTTGATGTTTCTGGCCCTGGTGGTCTCAGTTGAAGGTAGTGTTGG ACCGAGTAGCAACACCAGCTTCTGCACAGAGTCAAAGGAGTGTCTGGAATATGAGCTGGTCTGCAAAACAGATGAGTATGAA GTGCGACACTACAGCCCGACTCGCTGGCTGTCAACAGATGCCGAAGCCTATTTCATGGGGGTGGGAGCAGCCATGGCTTTCAGGAGACTTTTCCAGTACATCACAGGAGCCAATGAAGCAG GCGTCCAGATGGAGATGACCGCCCCCGTCCTGGTCAAGATCCCAGAGGAGACCAAGATGTGGGAGCCGGCTATCTACACGCTCAACTTCCCGCTGCCTGCAGCCTATCAGGACAAGCCGCCTGCACCCACTAATGACAAG CTGTACTTCACCGAGATGCCGGAGATGGACGTGTACGTGAGGAGCTACGGAGGCTGGATGCTGTCGGTGACTTCCAGGCTTCACGCCCACCTGCTGACGAAAGAGCTGGAGAGAGTCCGAGCTTCCTACAATCACAGCTATCACTACGGAGTCGGCTATGACAG tCCTTTGAAACTGCTGAACAGGCACAATGAGGTGTGGTATGTAGCCGAGGGCGAGCCGGTTTGCACTGATCCACAGGAGCCGACCCCTGCACACACTCCCAGACCGACTCCGACCGACTCGCCCACAGACGCCCCGTCCGACCCCCTCCCTCACACCCTCTCTGACTCACCCTCACTCGCCCCCTCAAACCAGTCCTCAAACACAACGTCCAACTCCTCTTCACAAATGCTCGCTGACTCGCCCGCCCTCCCACCATCTAACCCTCCACCCAGTCCTTCATCCGACCTGCCCGCTGAGGCCACGTTCAGCCACCCCCCAACCTCCGCCCAGGTCCCTCTGGGCTCCACCACCAACTCCTCCGACCCCGTCTCCGTGAGCCCGTCGTTGGAGCCGCAGGCCAACGCCGCCCAGTGGAACAGCACAGCCCAGAGCTCTGTGGACACAGTAGCCGACGGCAGCCCCAAGGTGGAGCCAGACGGTGCtcattag